From the Cannabis sativa cultivar Pink pepper isolate KNU-18-1 unplaced genomic scaffold, ASM2916894v1 Contig2, whole genome shotgun sequence genome, one window contains:
- the LOC133033079 gene encoding vacuolar protein sorting-associated protein 26A, protein MNYLIGAFKPSCNISITFNDAKNRKQVPFKKENGQTVMVPLFQSQENIAGKVSVEPVPGKKVEHNGIKVELLGQIEMYFDRGNFYDFTSLVRELDIPGEIYEKKTFPFEFSTVEMPYETYNGVNVRLRYVLKVTISRGYTGSIVEYQDFMVRNYTPPPSINNSIKMEVGIEDCLHIEFEYNKSKYHLKDVIIGKIYFLLVRIKIKNMDLEIRRRESTGSGTNTHVETETLAKFELMDGAPVRGESIPIRLFLSPYELTPTHRNINNKFSVKYYLNLVLVDEEDRRYFKQQEITIYRLEENSSSPS, encoded by the exons ATG AATTACTTGATCGGAGCTTTCAAACCATCTTGTAACATATCAATCACATTTAACGATGCGAAAAACCGCAAGCAG GTTCCATTCAAGAAGGAAAATGGTCAAACAGTGATGGTCCCGCTATTTCAAAGTCAAGAAAACATTGCTGGCAAG GTCTCTGTTGAGCCAGTTCCAGGAAAGAAGGTTGAACACAATGGTATAAAAGTTGAGCTTCTCGGCCAGATAG AGATGTACTTTGACAGAGGCAACTTCTATGACTTTACTTCCCTTG TTCGTGAACTAGACATTCCTggagaaatatatgaaaagaaGACATTTCCATTTGAGTTTTCTACAGTTGAAATGCCTTATGAGACATACAATGGGGTGAATGTGAGGCTAAG GTACGTCTTGAAAGTTACAATTAGCCGTGGTTACACTGGAAGCATAGTGGAATACCAGGACTTTATG GTTCGTAACTACACCCCACCTCCATCAATTAACAACAGCATCAAG ATGGAAGTTGGAATTGAAGATTGCCTGCACATTGAGTTTGAGTACAACAAAAGCAA ATATCATCTGAAAGACGTTATTATTGGGAAGATCTATTTTCTTCTAGTAAGAATCAAGATTAAAAATATGGATTTAGAAATCCGACGCAGAGAGTCTACTGGTTCAGGGACCAATACCCATGTTGAGACTGAAACACTAGCTAAGTTTGAATTGATGGACGGTGCTCCAGTCAGAG GTGAATCAATTCCAATCAGACTGTTTCTCAGTCCCTACGAACTGACACCAACTCATCGAAATATCAACAACAAATTTAGCGTCAAGTATTATCTGAATCTCGTTCTAGTCGATGAAGAGGATAGACGGTACTTCAAGCAACAGGAGATCACAATATACAGGCTGGAAGAAAATTCGAGTAGTCCGTCTTAA
- the LOC115717433 gene encoding AAA-ATPase At2g46620, producing MVLATLFTYSFIFIALGLVVRFLSKTSLVLILVRTWQSFMDHFHVYQLYKVPQYNDHFQENQLYNQISTYLNSLPSVEDSDSTNLFSGSKSNDIFFHLDATQSIRDTFLGARVCWTNQKSNTDGIKSFVLKIKKNDKKRVFRQYFQHILSVSDEIGQRKKEIKLHLNLSGENERWRSIPFTHPANFETVVVDAELKTKIKSDLELFLKSKQYYHRLGRVWKRSYLLYGASGTGKTSFIAAMARFLCYDVYDIDISKVSDDSDLKTLLLQTTPKSLIVVEDLDRFLTGKRTAAIAGGVSLSGLLNFMDGIISSCGEERVLVFTMNSKDHQIDQSVMRPGRIDVHIHFPLCDFSAFKGLANNYLGLKEHKLFPQVEEIFQTGASLSPAEIGELMISNRTSPSRALKSVISALQSSGTGPANGASNKMLPPQHRLSNSSSGRTGDESVEPATVFCRENMPTVSEFKKLYGLLRLGSRRKEEPMVDLGLGLIDNKEGSRHEK from the coding sequence ATGGTTTTGGCTACTCTATTTACATACTCATTCATCTTCATAGCTTTAGGTTTGGTTGTTAGATTCTTATCAAAAACATCTCTGGTTTTGATTCTGGTTAGAACATGGCAATCATTCATGGACCATTTTCATGTATACCAACTCTACAAAGTTCCACAATACAATGACCATTTTCAGGAAAATCAGCTGTATAATCAGATATCAACGTACCTGAATTCTCTCCCTTCTGTTGAAGATTCTGACTCTACCAACCTCTTCTCAGGTTCCAAATCAAACGACATCTTCTTCCACCTCGACGCTACCCAATCGATTCGTGATACTTTCCTCGGCGCCAGAGTTTGTTGGACCAATCAGAAATCTAACACCGATGGAATCAAGTCTTTCGTTCTCAAAATCAAGAAAAACGACAAGAAAAGAGTATTTCGTCAGTATTTCCAGCACATTCTATCAGTTTCAGATGAAATTGGACAGAGGAAGAAGGAGATTAAACTTCACCTGAATCTCTCGGGAGAAAACGAACGGTGGAGATCAATTCCTTTCACACACCCGGCTAATTTCGAAACCGTCGTTGTAGACGCGGAATTGAAGACAAAAatcaaatcagacctagaattGTTTCTCAAATCCAAGCAATATTACCACAGATTAGGTCGCGTTTGGAAACGAAGCTATTTACTCTACGGAGCTTCCGGTACTGGAAAAACCAGCTTCATTGCCGCCATGGCTAGGTTTCTCTGCTACGACGTGTACGATATCGATATCTCCAAAGTCTCCGACGACTCCGATTTGAAAACATTACTTCTCCAAACGACTCCGAAATCACTCATCGTCGTCGAAGATCTCGACAGATTCTTAACCGGGAAACGCACCGCTGCCATAGCCGGCGGAGTGAGTTTATCGGGATTACTAAACTTCATGGACGGTATAATCTCCAGTTGCGGCGAAGAACGAGTTTTGGTATTCACGATGAACAGCAAAGATCATCAAATCGATCAATCCGTAATGAGACCAGGTCGAATCGATGTTCACATCCATTTTCCTCTCTGCGATTTCTCTGCTTTTAAAGGTTTAGCCAATAATTACCTAGGGTTAAAGGAACACAAGCTATTCCCTCAAGTTGAAGAGATTTTCCAGACCGGAGCGAGTCTCAGCCCGGCGGAGATCGGCGAGTTGATGATATCGAATCGGACGTCGCCGAGTCGGGCTCTGAAATCGGTCATTTCGGCTCTGCAAAGCAGCGGAACCGGTCCGGCAAACGGAGCGAGTAACAAAATGCTTCCGCCGCAACATAGGCTGAGCAACAGCAGTTCTGGCCGGACCGGCGACGAGTCGGTTGAACCGGCGACGGTTTTTTGCCGGGAAAATATGCCAACTGTTAGTGAGTTCAAGAAACTATATGGGCTTTTGAGATTGGGCAGTAGAAGGAAAGAAGAGCCCATGGTTGATTTGGGCTTGGGCCTTATTGACAATAAAGAAGGCTCACGTCAcgaaaaatag
- the LOC133033063 gene encoding peroxidase 15-like, which produces MADSSQYILVISLCCIGFLAGGFAQLTPFFYMQSCPSVTNIVGGVIQQALQTDPRIAASLIRLHFHDCFVIGCDGSLLLDSTDTIVSEKEGFGNINSARGFEVVVNIKTAVENACPGVVSCVDILAIAAEESVRLVNTNN; this is translated from the exons atggCAGACTCATCACAATATATTTTGGTAATAAGTCTTTGCTGCATTGGCTTTTTGGCTGGAGGGTTTGCTCAGCTCACTCCATTTTTTTACATGCAAAGCTGCCCAAGTGTGACCAATATTGTAGGAGGGGTCATTCAACAAGCTCTGCAGACTGATCCTCGTATTGCTGCCAGTCTCATTCGTCTTCACTTCCACGATTGCTTTGTTAtt GGTTGTGATGGATCGCTATTGTTGGACAGCACTGATACAATAGTGAGCGAAAAAGAAGGTTTTGGAAATATTAACTCGGCTAGAGGTTTTGAAGTTGTGGTTAATATTAAAACTGCCGTTGAGAATGCTTGTCCTGGTGTTGTCTCTTGTGTTGATATTCTAGCCATCGCAGCTGAAGAATCTGTGCGCTTGGTAAATACAAATAATTAA
- the LOC115717434 gene encoding uncharacterized protein LOC115717434, whose amino-acid sequence MRGSSSSDTKFLQELILYAASAALSCLVLFAGLRQLDPNREAAKKALEHKKEIAKRLGRPLIQTNSYEDVIACDVINPDHIDVEFDSIGGLESIKEALYELVILPLRRPDLFSHGKLLGPQKGVLLYGPPGTGKTMLAKAIARESGAVFINVRISNLMSKWFGDAQKLVAAVFSLAYKLQPAIIFIDEVDSFLGQRRTTDHEALTNMKTEFMALWDGFTTDQNARVMVLAATNRPSELDEAILRRLPQAFEIGIPDQRERAEILKVILKGESVEDDIDYDYLASLCEGYTGSDLLELCKKAAYLPIRDLLNEEKKGKRASAPRQLLQRDLETVFATSRKTKAAANEYTGLRNGDTNSDYPVQVALSELSKLVVSHVLNLQQPDNTQDP is encoded by the exons atgAGGGGTTCATCATCATCAGATACGAAGTTTTTACAGGAACTGATTTTGTACGCGGCAAGCGCTGCTTTAAGTTGCTTGGTCTTGTTCGCGGGGCTCCGACAACTCGACCCCAACCGTGAGGCGGCAAAGAAAGCTTTGGAGCACAAGAAGGAGATTGCTAAACGATTGGGTCGTCCTCTTATTCAGACGAATTCTTACGAG GATGTTATAGCCTGTGATGTCATTAACCCGGATCACATTGATGTGGAATTTGACTCTATTGGAGGTTTAGAATCAATCAAAGAAGCTTTGTATGAATTGGTGATTCTTCCGTTGCGTAGGCCTGATCTGTTTTCCCATGGAAAGCTTCTGGGTCCACAGAAAGGAGTGTTGTTGTATGGACCGCCTGGTACTGGAAAGACTATGCTTGCAAAAGCCATTGCGAGAGAGTCTGGAGCAGTATTCATTAACGTGAGGATATCAAATCTTATGAGTAAATGGTTCGGTGATGCTCAAAAGCTTG ttgctgctgtgtttagcTTGGCTTATAAACTTCAGCCTGCCATCATATTCATTGACGAAGTTGACAGTTTTTTGGGTCAGCGCCGTACTACTGATCATGAAGCCTTAACGAACATGAAGACTGAGTTCATGGCCCTATGGGATGGGTTTACAACAGATC AGAATGCTCGAGTTATGGTTCTCGCTGCAACTAATCGTCCATCAGAACTTGATGAAGCAATACTCCGACGTCTTCCCCAGGCTTTTGAAATTGGAATACCTGATCAAAGGGAGAGAGCCGAGATACTCAAAGTAATTCTTAAGGGTGAGAGTGTTGAAGACGACATTGACTACGACTATTTAGCCAGTTTGTGTGAGGGTTACACGGGATCTGATCTTCTTGAACTATGCAAAAAAGCTGCATATTTACCTATTAGAGATCTACTAAATGAAGAGAAAAAAGGAAAACGGGCATCT GCACCAAGACAACTATTGCAGAGAGATTTGGAGACGGTTTTCGCTACATCAAGAAAGACAAAGGCTGCTGCGAACGAGTACACCGGATTGAGAAACGGGGATACTAATAGTGATTATCCGGTTCAAGTGGCATTAAGCGAGCTTTCCAAGCTGGTGGTTTCACATGTCTTGAACCTTCAACAACCAGACAACACCCAAGACCCATAA